A genome region from Fodinibius salicampi includes the following:
- a CDS encoding GH3 family domain-containing protein → MNIHQRQEKQLFDLIRTATNTKFGQEHEFKKIQRYPDFREEVPISFYKDISNQIEQLKNGSADLFWPGQINHFAVSAGTSGKGKHLPLSNQRLQSDRRFMRMIALQYLKQNPNIFDIIGTHISLPGVLEQKNNFQIGEISAFTALKAPWWLSPLQLFDSNELTNLSFDKKIDRVLEEGINHDVRVITAAPNWVLTIFQELLKKTGKKHIKEIWPNLTLLICGGVKLANYRPHLEKLIGNKEVHFIETYGASEGYIGFSSHVDRDDLKLVTDNGIFFEFIPNPLPDPDSMSIQETVPLWEVEPDTPYALLVTTNAGLWRYALNDIIEFTQLDPPRIKVMGRVSEMLDDYGEALYAYEAEEALQQTADSMGLTVGKFTVGAQMGSEQDIPRHFWFIQTDESLHSDTLDKLAKRLDDTICQMNRHYTIRRENNTLGQPQIYTISQQQVNNWLQQKGKEKAQGKLPAILRKDRDINYFKGFQ, encoded by the coding sequence TTGAACATCCATCAAAGACAGGAAAAACAGCTTTTTGATTTAATACGTACGGCTACCAACACAAAGTTTGGCCAAGAGCATGAGTTCAAAAAAATTCAACGCTACCCGGATTTCCGCGAGGAAGTTCCCATATCTTTTTATAAAGATATTAGCAACCAGATAGAACAGCTAAAAAATGGATCGGCCGATCTATTTTGGCCCGGTCAAATTAACCATTTTGCCGTATCTGCGGGGACTTCAGGCAAAGGAAAACACCTTCCCCTGTCCAATCAGCGATTGCAATCCGATCGGCGTTTCATGCGTATGATTGCCCTGCAATATCTTAAACAAAATCCTAATATATTTGATATTATTGGCACCCACATCAGCCTTCCCGGGGTATTAGAACAAAAAAATAATTTTCAAATTGGTGAAATAAGTGCCTTTACCGCTCTCAAAGCTCCATGGTGGCTTAGCCCCCTGCAACTTTTCGACAGTAATGAGCTTACTAATCTTTCTTTCGATAAAAAAATAGATCGGGTTTTGGAAGAAGGCATCAACCATGATGTAAGAGTCATAACGGCAGCTCCCAACTGGGTACTGACTATCTTCCAGGAATTACTCAAAAAAACTGGGAAGAAACACATCAAAGAAATTTGGCCTAACCTGACCCTTCTGATCTGTGGTGGGGTAAAGCTGGCTAATTACCGTCCCCATTTAGAAAAGCTGATCGGCAATAAAGAAGTCCATTTCATTGAAACGTACGGAGCCTCCGAGGGATATATCGGTTTTAGTAGTCATGTAGATCGTGATGACCTCAAGTTGGTAACCGATAACGGTATCTTTTTTGAATTTATCCCAAATCCGCTGCCCGATCCCGATTCCATGTCTATTCAGGAAACCGTTCCACTATGGGAAGTAGAACCGGATACCCCCTATGCCCTGCTCGTAACAACCAATGCGGGCCTCTGGCGATATGCTTTAAATGATATTATTGAATTCACGCAACTAGATCCGCCGCGTATTAAAGTAATGGGACGCGTAAGCGAAATGCTCGACGACTATGGAGAAGCGCTCTATGCCTATGAGGCCGAAGAAGCACTTCAGCAAACGGCTGACAGTATGGGACTGACGGTTGGCAAATTTACCGTAGGGGCACAAATGGGCAGTGAACAGGATATCCCACGTCATTTTTGGTTTATACAAACCGATGAATCCCTTCATTCAGATACATTGGATAAACTTGCCAAGCGTCTAGACGATACTATATGCCAAATGAACAGGCACTATACCATTCGCCGAGAAAATAACACCCTTGGCCAGCCTCAGATATATACTATTTCACAACAGCAGGTAAATAACTGGCTGCAGCAAAAGGGAAAGGAGAAAGCCCAGGGAAAACTTCCCGCTATCCTCCGTAAAGACCGGGATATTAATTACTTCAAAGGCTTTCAATAA
- a CDS encoding Maf family protein, protein MNSIILASGSPRRKKLLEQINLTFRVQVSTVDEHYDPKRPPTDIVQILADRKARDIAQNTALNLVIGADTIVVYDNKILEKPKNPRQAIKMLMELSGQTHTVLTGVALYKTFEDKDPQYHHFVEQTKVTFGEIDADDISIYVKSRAPMDKAGAYGIQDDFGALFVKHIDGDYNTVVGFPLYKFYREMKNFAPEYLADNMNKG, encoded by the coding sequence TTGAATTCCATTATCCTTGCATCCGGAAGTCCCCGCCGTAAGAAACTACTCGAACAAATTAATTTAACGTTTCGTGTTCAAGTCAGTACTGTGGATGAACACTATGATCCTAAACGTCCGCCAACTGATATTGTTCAGATTCTGGCAGATCGAAAGGCCCGGGACATTGCCCAAAATACCGCTTTAAATTTAGTTATAGGTGCTGATACTATTGTAGTTTACGACAACAAAATATTAGAAAAACCGAAAAATCCACGACAGGCAATAAAAATGCTGATGGAATTAAGTGGACAAACACATACCGTATTGACCGGTGTAGCCCTCTATAAAACCTTTGAAGATAAGGACCCCCAGTACCATCATTTTGTGGAACAGACAAAGGTTACCTTTGGTGAAATTGATGCCGACGACATCTCCATCTACGTTAAAAGCAGGGCTCCAATGGATAAAGCCGGTGCCTACGGCATTCAGGATGATTTCGGGGCGCTTTTTGTTAAGCATATAGATGGGGATTACAATACCGTTGTGGGGTTTCCCTTGTATAAATTCTATCGCGAGATGAAAAACTTTGCTCCTGAATATCTTGCCGATAATATGAATAAAGGGTAG
- a CDS encoding citrate/2-methylcitrate synthase: MAESLKKDIDLSQYPHINKGLEGIVAFSTTKSFIDGQEGKLIYAGYTIDTLAENATFEEVCFLLWNDRLPNESELSELKTKLRKERSIPSAVINYLENTSKKAEPMAVLRTAVSMLSDFHEVDTENDKEFYLNKAISITAKIPTIIAAYDRARNNKKIVEPLSDHSTAFNFLYMLNGEEPGDQAEKTMDLCLILHAEHGMNASTFTNRAICSTQSDMYSSVTGAIGALKGPLHGGANQQVMNMLMDIDEQDADPVDYVKGRLKRKEKIMGFGHRVYKTMDPRARILRGMSEKLSRETGHETLYEWSEAILKTMKDEIGIDPNVDFFSATVYYSMGISPDLYTCIFAMSRVSGWTGHYIEQAENNRLVRPRALYTGEKDLDWVPVEER; the protein is encoded by the coding sequence ATGGCTGAGAGCTTAAAAAAAGACATTGACTTAAGTCAATATCCGCACATCAATAAAGGATTAGAAGGAATTGTTGCCTTTTCTACTACTAAAAGTTTTATTGACGGACAAGAAGGAAAACTCATTTATGCTGGCTACACTATTGATACCTTGGCGGAAAATGCTACTTTTGAAGAAGTTTGTTTTCTGCTTTGGAATGATCGCCTACCGAACGAATCGGAACTGTCGGAATTAAAAACGAAGTTACGGAAGGAACGGTCCATCCCCTCTGCTGTGATCAATTACTTGGAAAATACCTCCAAAAAAGCGGAGCCGATGGCGGTGCTCCGTACGGCGGTCTCCATGCTCTCAGACTTTCATGAAGTTGACACAGAAAATGATAAAGAATTTTACCTAAATAAAGCGATATCCATCACGGCAAAAATTCCTACTATTATTGCCGCTTATGATCGTGCCCGAAATAACAAAAAAATTGTAGAACCGCTCTCAGATCATAGCACTGCTTTTAACTTCCTTTATATGCTTAACGGTGAAGAGCCGGGCGACCAGGCTGAAAAGACCATGGATCTCTGCTTGATCTTGCACGCTGAGCATGGCATGAATGCCTCTACCTTTACCAACAGGGCCATTTGCTCCACTCAGTCCGATATGTACTCTTCGGTAACCGGGGCGATTGGCGCGCTCAAAGGCCCTTTGCATGGCGGAGCAAATCAGCAGGTTATGAATATGCTGATGGATATTGATGAACAGGATGCCGATCCCGTCGATTATGTGAAGGGACGTTTAAAGCGCAAAGAAAAAATTATGGGCTTTGGTCACCGAGTTTACAAAACTATGGATCCCCGAGCACGTATCCTGCGCGGCATGTCTGAAAAGCTTTCCAGAGAAACCGGCCATGAAACCTTGTATGAATGGTCTGAAGCCATTCTTAAAACGATGAAGGATGAAATTGGAATCGATCCCAATGTTGATTTCTTCTCAGCCACGGTATACTATTCTATGGGTATAAGCCCCGATCTATATACCTGTATTTTCGCTATGAGTCGCGTTTCAGGATGGACGGGTCATTATATTGAACAGGCCGAAAACAATCGTCTGGTACGTCCGCGCGCCCTTTATACCGGCGAAAAGGATCTCGATTGGGTACCGGTTGAAGAACGGTAA
- the mazG gene encoding nucleoside triphosphate pyrophosphohydrolase, with the protein MEATRSFDDLVKIVKILRKECPWDKKQTHESLKDHLIEESYEAIEAIDMEDFEELKKELGDVLLQVVFHSIMADETDQFNIGNVILAIQEKLIRRHPHVFGDTKADNEQQVAENWENIKLTEGKRSVLEGIPKKLPALIRAQRMQEKAANVGFDWPEKEQVWEKLEEELDEFKETLDGENHQAKQDELGDLLFSLVNVARNYKLDAEDSLRSTNRKFIRRFQYIEEKLKEDDRDIRETPLEDMDHYWNEAKNHSQN; encoded by the coding sequence ATGGAAGCAACAAGAAGTTTCGATGACTTGGTCAAAATCGTCAAAATTCTTCGCAAAGAATGTCCTTGGGATAAAAAACAGACCCACGAAAGCCTCAAGGACCACTTAATAGAAGAATCTTACGAGGCTATCGAGGCTATTGACATGGAAGACTTTGAAGAGTTAAAGAAAGAATTGGGAGATGTTTTGTTACAAGTGGTCTTTCACAGTATTATGGCCGATGAAACCGATCAATTTAATATCGGAAATGTCATTTTAGCTATTCAGGAAAAGTTAATTCGACGTCATCCACACGTATTTGGAGATACCAAAGCTGATAACGAGCAACAGGTTGCTGAAAATTGGGAGAACATAAAACTTACGGAAGGTAAACGATCTGTTTTAGAAGGTATTCCCAAAAAGCTTCCCGCTCTAATCCGGGCTCAACGGATGCAGGAAAAAGCAGCCAATGTTGGTTTCGACTGGCCAGAAAAAGAACAGGTTTGGGAAAAGCTCGAAGAAGAACTTGACGAATTTAAGGAAACGCTGGATGGTGAAAATCATCAGGCAAAACAGGACGAATTAGGGGACCTTCTTTTCTCACTGGTCAATGTAGCCAGGAATTATAAGCTTGATGCCGAAGACAGTCTCCGCTCAACGAATCGCAAATTTATTCGACGCTTTCAATATATCGAGGAAAAATTGAAGGAAGACGATAGGGACATCCGGGAAACGCCGCTTGAGGATATGGATCATTATTGGAATGAAGCTAAAAATCATTCCCAAAACTAA
- a CDS encoding dicarboxylate/amino acid:cation symporter, translated as MKKWYKQLHWQIIIGLVLGLIWGLAASVGGFSVFTADYIKPFGTIFINLLKLIAVPLVLASLIVGVTSLNDTAKLSRMGGKTVGIYIVTTMFAITIGLTVVNVLQPGDFLPAETQQQMMSSYQDNIEGSAQSAREVMERSPLTFFVDIVPENFFASASDNGNMLQVVFVAILLGIGIIQIPKEKGRPLVSFFDSLNDVIIKIVDLIMLLAPYGVFALMAGVIVDLAGDDLTQALDLLGALGWYTAAVLIGLILHVLIIYSSLFKLFSNMKLRDFFKAMQPAILLGFSTSSSSATLPVTMERAENNLGVDEEVSSFVLPIGATINMDGTSLYQAVAAVFIAQALGLDLSVAQQLTIVLTATLASVGAAGVPGAGIIMLVVVLEAIQVPVEGIALILGVDRILDMCRTAVNITGDAAVSVAVAHTEGLLGEMHLDDE; from the coding sequence ATGAAGAAATGGTATAAACAGCTTCATTGGCAAATTATTATTGGATTAGTACTTGGTCTTATCTGGGGGCTTGCTGCAAGCGTGGGAGGATTTTCTGTGTTTACCGCTGATTATATCAAGCCTTTTGGGACCATTTTTATAAATTTGCTTAAGCTTATTGCAGTCCCATTAGTGCTTGCTTCTCTTATTGTAGGCGTGACAAGTCTAAATGATACAGCTAAACTCTCACGCATGGGTGGTAAGACGGTTGGAATATATATTGTTACAACCATGTTTGCCATTACCATCGGATTGACGGTGGTGAATGTATTGCAGCCCGGTGATTTTTTGCCTGCAGAAACACAGCAGCAAATGATGTCAAGTTACCAAGATAATATTGAGGGTTCCGCCCAGTCAGCCCGGGAAGTTATGGAGCGGTCTCCCTTAACATTTTTTGTCGATATTGTCCCGGAAAACTTTTTTGCTTCCGCATCTGATAATGGCAATATGCTTCAGGTGGTCTTTGTAGCAATTTTACTGGGGATAGGTATTATTCAGATCCCAAAAGAAAAGGGCCGTCCGCTAGTCAGCTTTTTTGATTCTCTCAACGATGTCATTATTAAAATTGTGGATTTAATAATGCTACTTGCTCCCTATGGCGTATTTGCTCTTATGGCGGGCGTTATTGTTGATTTGGCAGGGGATGACCTTACTCAGGCACTGGATTTACTGGGAGCCTTGGGATGGTATACAGCAGCGGTATTAATTGGATTAATCCTGCATGTGCTGATTATTTATAGCAGTTTGTTTAAACTATTCAGCAACATGAAGTTGCGAGACTTTTTTAAAGCTATGCAGCCGGCTATTCTATTAGGATTTAGTACCAGTTCCAGTTCAGCAACCCTGCCTGTAACTATGGAAAGAGCCGAAAACAATTTGGGTGTGGATGAAGAAGTTTCAAGCTTTGTTTTGCCCATTGGAGCAACCATAAACATGGATGGTACCAGTTTGTATCAGGCAGTTGCAGCCGTATTTATTGCCCAGGCTTTGGGACTTGATCTTTCTGTTGCACAACAGTTAACTATTGTGCTTACCGCTACCCTCGCGTCGGTAGGGGCTGCAGGGGTTCCAGGGGCCGGGATAATTATGCTGGTGGTTGTACTGGAGGCCATACAGGTACCAGTAGAAGGGATTGCCTTAATTCTCGGGGTAGATCGTATCCTCGATATGTGTCGTACGGCCGTAAATATTACCGGCGATGCCGCAGTTAGTGTGGCCGTTGCACACACCGAAGGGTTATTGGGAGAGATGCATCTCGATGATGAATAA
- a CDS encoding tetratricopeptide repeat protein → MQQTDTDDLIRFMNIKVLSLFICLMGWFALPSICLGHSSPDSVSYDQQLSHGIEAFYQSDWKEASTIFEKLQEVNPSDARAYFFYSMIPFWQYYFGDQSHGAANLYLERSEKALSVSHKQLEDNSRDTTMILMLSGLYGYRSLIAASEENYKTAVSSGLDGFKYTRTLLSLDSSDPKALIGKGMFYYMMGTVPSSLRWVTNMAGVSGNMEEGFRALESAARSDSYVRNDAKMILAYLYERENNLSKSLEHLRDLSEDYPKNIIFQYNLGRVLERTGKEAMAEKRYQLVVDMDTYYLKSLQSKSEERLEVLRNG, encoded by the coding sequence ATGCAACAAACAGATACTGATGACTTAATCCGCTTTATGAATATAAAAGTACTCTCTCTTTTTATCTGTCTGATGGGATGGTTCGCATTACCAAGTATTTGTTTAGGCCATTCCAGCCCGGATTCAGTTTCTTATGACCAGCAACTTAGCCATGGTATTGAGGCTTTCTATCAGTCTGACTGGAAGGAAGCTTCTACTATATTTGAAAAGTTACAAGAAGTTAATCCTTCCGATGCCCGGGCCTATTTCTTTTATTCAATGATTCCATTTTGGCAGTATTATTTTGGAGACCAAAGTCATGGGGCCGCTAACCTATACTTGGAACGTTCAGAAAAAGCCCTCTCAGTCAGTCATAAACAGTTAGAGGATAACTCCCGCGATACCACTATGATATTAATGCTTAGTGGACTTTATGGTTATCGTAGCCTAATCGCGGCTTCTGAAGAAAATTATAAGACGGCTGTCTCAAGTGGATTAGATGGATTTAAATATACCCGAACACTTTTATCGCTCGATAGCAGTGATCCTAAAGCCCTGATAGGTAAGGGGATGTTCTATTATATGATGGGAACAGTACCGTCTTCGCTTAGGTGGGTTACCAATATGGCCGGTGTAAGCGGTAATATGGAAGAGGGGTTCCGGGCTCTTGAGTCGGCAGCCCGGTCGGATAGTTATGTTCGGAATGATGCAAAAATGATACTTGCCTATTTATACGAAAGGGAAAATAATTTAAGCAAATCTCTCGAACACCTGCGGGACTTATCTGAAGATTATCCTAAAAATATAATCTTTCAGTATAATCTCGGTAGAGTTCTTGAGCGGACTGGAAAGGAAGCAATGGCAGAGAAAAGATACCAGTTAGTGGTAGATATGGATACTTATTATTTGAAGTCTTTACAGTCTAAAAGTGAAGAACGTTTGGAAGTATTGAGAAATGGATAG
- a CDS encoding DUF92 domain-containing protein, with the protein MDRKLNVLVSFLAVVIFVWSADKAAYNYTIAFGAALALLFSLVAFIAGYLTLDGLFSATAAGTIVFGIGDWAAASVLIFFFVSSALITGRREDRSYEGVRRTGMQVWANGWSLVFFFIIAALLQAEVFIIGGLAALAVATADTWATELRSTDPNSTYLITSFEKVPPGTDGGISVKGTLWGIMGALIISMLAKYVFLLSFPVFLFIFIGGFFGCLVDSYFGATIQRNNMLVSIPLFNWQFYIDNNGVNAISTGIGAMLTIILKLLIA; encoded by the coding sequence GTGGATCGTAAACTCAATGTTCTCGTTTCCTTTTTAGCGGTTGTTATATTTGTTTGGAGTGCCGATAAGGCTGCTTATAATTATACCATAGCTTTTGGTGCTGCTTTAGCTTTGTTGTTTTCCCTTGTAGCTTTTATCGCGGGATATTTAACGCTGGATGGTCTTTTTTCGGCAACGGCAGCCGGCACCATTGTTTTTGGAATTGGAGACTGGGCTGCCGCTTCCGTATTGATATTTTTTTTCGTTAGTAGTGCACTTATCACGGGTCGCAGGGAGGACCGTTCTTACGAAGGAGTACGTCGCACTGGCATGCAGGTGTGGGCAAATGGATGGAGTTTGGTATTCTTTTTTATAATTGCCGCATTACTTCAGGCAGAGGTTTTTATTATCGGCGGATTAGCAGCCTTGGCAGTAGCTACTGCCGATACCTGGGCTACTGAATTGCGAAGTACAGATCCGAATTCAACCTACCTAATTACTAGTTTTGAGAAGGTGCCTCCCGGCACTGATGGGGGAATTAGTGTTAAAGGGACTCTTTGGGGGATAATGGGGGCACTGATTATTTCTATGCTTGCAAAGTATGTTTTTTTACTTTCTTTTCCCGTCTTTTTATTCATTTTTATAGGCGGATTTTTTGGATGCCTGGTCGATTCGTATTTCGGAGCGACTATTCAGCGTAATAATATGTTAGTATCGATCCCTTTGTTTAATTGGCAATTTTATATTGACAATAATGGAGTTAATGCAATTTCAACAGGGATAGGAGCAATGCTGACGATAATTTTAAAATTACTCATCGCATGA
- the leuS gene encoding leucine--tRNA ligase → MSSYSPEKIETKWQQYWQENKTFKTPEDHDKPKYYVLDMFPYPSGSGLHVGHPEGYTATDILARYKRMNGFNVLHPIGWDAFGLPAEQYAVKTGTHPRDTTQKNIDRFREQLQSLGFSYDWDREVNTTDPDYYKWTQWIFLKLYEKGLAYEDDVPVNWCPELGTVLANEEVIDGKSEVGGYPVVKKPMRQWVLKITEYADRLLEGLDDLDWPKSTKEMQRNWIGKSIGAEIDFEIADYDESLRVFTTRPDTIFGATYMVLAPEHDLVDTITEDDQKEAVEAYREEAARKSDLERTELSDEKTGVFTGAYAVNPVNGEEIPIWVADYVLATYGTGAIMAVPGQDERDWEFAEKFDLPIIRTVEPPEDFDGKAYTGEGKTINSDFLNGLDVPEAKKKIIEWLEEHNAGTKAVNYKLRDWLFSRQRYWGEPFPIIHVDGEPKPVSKDGLPVTLPEMDDFEPTDDGNPPLAKAEDWVNTTDLETGKPAKRETNTMPQWAGSCWYYLRYCSPHFEEGPVDPDEEKYWMPVDMYVGGAEHSVLHLLYARFWHKVLYDCGVVSTKEPFQRLVHQGMILGEMEFTGFKKDGKWIDYETVENLSDEELGGPGVYTEKVKLDKSDVEKRGDDFVIEGTDVTVDAKAHKMSKSRGNVVNPDDIVEQYGADSMRLYEMFMGPLEQVKPWSTKDVDGVYRFLSRVWRLIIDEKSGELNESVQDTEPSKEQLKALHKCIKKVTEDVEDLSFNTAISAMMIFINEANKWDEHPKALLESFMKLLSPFAPHISEELWSRLGHEQSIAYVDWPEFKEKYLISDTQMYPIQVNGKVRGEIYVPRDKAKDKEYVLSEAKAVENVERYLEEGKLVKEIFVPERIVNLVVK, encoded by the coding sequence ATGAGCTCGTATAGTCCCGAAAAAATTGAAACTAAATGGCAGCAGTACTGGCAAGAGAACAAAACGTTCAAAACGCCGGAGGACCATGATAAGCCCAAATATTACGTGTTGGATATGTTTCCCTATCCCAGTGGTTCGGGCCTTCATGTAGGACATCCGGAGGGCTATACCGCAACAGATATTCTGGCCCGTTATAAGCGGATGAATGGTTTCAATGTACTGCATCCGATCGGATGGGATGCATTTGGATTGCCCGCCGAGCAGTATGCTGTTAAGACGGGAACACACCCGCGGGATACTACGCAGAAGAATATCGATCGATTCCGTGAGCAATTACAATCTCTGGGTTTTAGTTATGACTGGGATCGGGAAGTCAATACAACGGATCCCGACTATTATAAATGGACCCAGTGGATCTTTTTGAAACTCTATGAGAAAGGGCTGGCCTATGAAGACGATGTGCCCGTAAACTGGTGTCCGGAGTTGGGAACCGTTTTGGCAAATGAAGAAGTAATTGACGGAAAGAGTGAGGTGGGAGGCTATCCAGTTGTAAAGAAGCCCATGCGTCAGTGGGTGCTGAAAATTACCGAATATGCGGATCGTCTGCTTGAGGGACTTGATGATCTCGATTGGCCGAAATCTACTAAAGAGATGCAGCGTAACTGGATTGGAAAATCCATTGGGGCCGAAATTGATTTTGAGATTGCCGATTATGATGAATCCCTGCGCGTATTTACTACCCGTCCCGATACAATTTTCGGAGCTACTTATATGGTGTTGGCTCCGGAGCATGATCTGGTTGATACTATAACTGAAGACGATCAGAAGGAAGCGGTAGAAGCCTATCGTGAGGAAGCAGCGCGGAAATCTGATCTTGAACGTACGGAGTTGAGTGATGAAAAAACGGGTGTGTTTACCGGGGCTTACGCGGTAAATCCGGTAAATGGAGAAGAAATTCCAATTTGGGTAGCTGACTATGTATTAGCTACCTACGGGACGGGCGCTATTATGGCTGTACCGGGACAGGACGAGCGTGACTGGGAGTTTGCAGAAAAATTTGATTTGCCGATCATCCGTACGGTAGAACCACCCGAAGATTTTGACGGCAAAGCATATACCGGGGAAGGGAAGACGATCAATAGTGATTTTCTCAACGGACTGGATGTTCCCGAGGCTAAAAAGAAGATCATTGAATGGCTGGAAGAGCATAATGCCGGAACTAAAGCAGTAAACTATAAGCTGAGGGACTGGTTATTCTCGCGCCAACGGTATTGGGGCGAGCCTTTTCCCATTATTCACGTAGATGGGGAACCCAAACCTGTTTCGAAGGATGGGCTTCCGGTGACCCTCCCGGAAATGGATGATTTTGAACCAACCGATGATGGCAATCCACCCTTGGCCAAAGCCGAGGACTGGGTCAATACTACCGATCTTGAAACAGGAAAACCGGCCAAAAGGGAAACGAATACCATGCCCCAGTGGGCCGGTTCGTGTTGGTATTATCTGCGCTATTGCAGTCCCCATTTTGAGGAAGGCCCCGTAGATCCCGATGAGGAAAAATACTGGATGCCTGTAGATATGTATGTGGGCGGAGCCGAGCACAGTGTGTTGCACTTGTTGTATGCCCGATTCTGGCATAAAGTATTATATGATTGCGGGGTAGTTTCTACCAAGGAACCGTTTCAGCGGCTGGTGCACCAGGGGATGATTTTAGGCGAGATGGAATTTACCGGCTTTAAGAAGGATGGAAAATGGATTGATTATGAAACTGTTGAAAATTTATCAGATGAAGAATTAGGAGGTCCTGGAGTTTACACTGAGAAAGTGAAATTGGATAAAAGTGATGTTGAGAAAAGAGGCGACGATTTTGTTATTGAGGGTACTGATGTAACGGTCGATGCCAAGGCCCATAAAATGTCCAAATCACGGGGTAATGTAGTTAATCCCGATGATATTGTAGAACAGTACGGGGCTGACTCCATGCGGCTCTATGAGATGTTTATGGGGCCTCTGGAACAGGTTAAGCCGTGGAGCACCAAAGATGTGGACGGGGTCTATCGTTTTTTGAGTCGTGTGTGGCGATTAATTATTGATGAGAAAAGCGGAGAGCTGAACGAGTCGGTACAAGATACCGAGCCTTCTAAAGAACAGCTGAAAGCCTTACATAAGTGTATTAAAAAGGTGACAGAGGACGTAGAAGACCTGTCTTTTAATACGGCAATTTCAGCGATGATGATCTTCATTAATGAGGCGAATAAATGGGATGAACATCCGAAGGCACTGCTCGAAAGTTTCATGAAACTGCTTTCACCCTTTGCACCGCATATCTCTGAAGAGCTCTGGTCGCGTTTGGGTCATGAACAGAGCATTGCCTACGTTGATTGGCCGGAATTTAAGGAAAAATACCTTATCTCAGATACCCAGATGTATCCCATCCAGGTGAATGGCAAAGTGCGGGGAGAAATATATGTTCCCCGCGACAAAGCCAAAGATAAAGAGTATGTACTTTCGGAGGCTAAAGCGGTTGAAAACGTTGAACGATATCTGGAAGAGGGCAAGCTAGTTAAGGAAATTTTTGTTCCCGAACGTATCGTCAACCTGGTAGTGAAGTAG